In the Malania oleifera isolate guangnan ecotype guangnan chromosome 1, ASM2987363v1, whole genome shotgun sequence genome, one interval contains:
- the LOC131150379 gene encoding uncharacterized protein LOC131150379 — MSPSHRGPNSFTAARSPIYPISSSRCVHRKPYVLLFLHCPGNHGGDGLVSASHRPLMRRKPCTYSSSLLSRHFASLQSPISFSKSFMASSATQTLVALSDPRETADDYLCPESDILSFPKQQEHQENQPQQRQETSLGSPRRCLSDVQSQIERAWAHWRKLGEPKLIVAPMVDNSELPFRMLCRKYGAQAAYTPMLHSRIFSENDKYRSQEFTTCDEDRPLFVQFCANDPDTLLEAARRVEPYCDYVDINLGCPQRIARRGNYGAFLMDNLPLVKSLVQKLAANLHVPVSCKIRVFPDLQDTINYARMLEDAGCSLLAVHGRTRDEKDGKKFRADWNSIKAVKNAIRIPVLANGNIRHLNDIQSCLEVTGVDGVLSAESLLENPALFSGFRTAEWVLGNEESSRDGKLDQADLVVEYLRLCEKYPVPWRMIRAHVHRMLGEWFRIHPHVREDLNAQSRLTFEFLYNMVDQLRQLGARIPLYLKDTSVESVLADGNTP; from the exons ATGAGCCCATCTCATCGTGGGCCCAACTCTTTCACAGCAGCCCGCAGCCCAATCTATCCCATAAGCTCCAGTCGGTGCGTTCATCGAAAGCCATATGTTCTTCTCTTCCTCCACTGTCCTGGCAACCACGGCGGCGATGGGCTGGTCAGCGCTTCCCATCGTCCGCTCATGAGACGCAAGCCCTGCACCTACTCCTCCTCGCTCCTCTCCAGGCACTTCGCATCTCTGCAATCTCCAATCTCGTTTTCCAAATCTTTCATGGCCTCTTCCGCCACCCAAACCCTAGTTGCCCTCTCCGATCCCCGAGAGACTGCAGACGACTATTTGTGTCCCGAATCAGACATTCTCTCATTCCCCAAACAACAGGAACACCAGGAAAATCAACCGCAACAGCGGCAGGAGACTTCTCTGGGTTCACCGCGTCGGTGCTTGAGCGACGTTCAGTCGCAAATCGAGCGAGCATGGGCTCATTGGAGGAAATTAGGTGAACCAAAGCTGATCGTTGCTCCAATGGTTGATAACTCGGAACTTCCTTTTCGAATGCTATGTCGAAAGTATGGGGCTCAGGCTGCGTATACACCCATGTTACACTCCCGCATTTTCTCCGAGAACGACAAGTATCGGTCCCAGGAATTCACGACCTGCGAT GAGGATCGCCCATTGTTTGTCCAATTTTGTGCAAATGATCCAGATACCTTATTGGAAGCTGCTCGGAGGGTGGAACCTTATTGTGACTATGTAGACATTAATTTGGG TTGCCCTCAGCGTATTGCTCGGCGGGGCAACTATGGAGCTTTCCTAATGGATAACCTTCCTCTTGTAAAATCCCTCGTTCAAAAATTGGCTGCAAATCTTCACGTCCCAGTGTCATGCAAAATCCGAGTTTTTCCAGATTTACAAGATACAATCAATTATGCTAGAATGCTGGAGGATGCTGGTTGCTCTCTTTTAGCTGTCCATGGCCGAACGAGGGATGAAAAAGATGGGAAGAAATTTCGAGCCGATTGGAATTCCATCAAGGCTGTTAAAAATGCTATCAGGATCCCTGTCCTTGCCAATGGGAATATACGGCACTTGAATGATATTCAGAGTTGTTTGGAAGTAACAGGTGTTGACGGGGTGCTTTCGGCTGAGTCTCTCCTCGAGAATCCTGCACTTTTTTCTGGATTTCGGACCGCTGAGTGGGTGCTCGGCAATGAGGAAAGCAGTCGAGATGGGAAACTAGACCAAGCAGATTTAGTAGTGGAGTATCTGAGGCTCTGCGAGAAATACCCTGTGCCATGGAGAATGATCCGTGCTCACGTGCACAGGATGTTGGGGGAGTGGTTCAGGATCCATCCACACGTAAGAGAGGATCTGAATGCACAATCCAGACTCACCTTTGAATTTCTTTATAATATGGTTGATCAGCTTAGGCAGCTGGGCGCGAGAATTCCACTTTATCTAAAGGACACCTCCGTAGAAAGTGTTTTGGCTGATGGAAATACTCCATGA